The Peribacillus simplex genome contains a region encoding:
- a CDS encoding bifunctional 3-deoxy-7-phosphoheptulonate synthase/chorismate mutase, whose protein sequence is MSNKELDGLRNQLDDVNLQLLHLINQRAELVQEIGRVKEKQGVNRYDPVRERTMLDLIEANNQGPLDLGSIKHIFKEIFKLGLELQKDDQKKTLLVSRKQKAEDTIIDIKGELVGNGIPSFVFGPCAVESYEQTAAVAEVIKAKGLKLMRGGAFKPRTSPYDFQGLGLEGLQILKRVADEYGLAVISEIVSANDIEAAIDHIDVIQIGARNMQNFDLLKAAGAVNKPVLLKRGLAATIEEFIHAAEYIMSQGNGNIILCERGIRTYEKATRNTLDISAVPILKQETHLPVLVDVTHSTGRRDLLLPTAKAALAIGADGVMAEVHPDPSVALSDSAQQMDFKQFDEFYDEIKRLNWVTV, encoded by the coding sequence ATGAGCAACAAAGAGCTTGATGGACTTCGTAATCAACTGGATGATGTGAACCTTCAGTTATTACATCTTATTAATCAACGTGCTGAACTTGTACAGGAAATTGGTCGCGTTAAAGAAAAACAAGGTGTAAACCGTTACGATCCGGTCCGTGAAAGAACTATGCTGGATCTTATCGAAGCCAATAATCAAGGACCGCTTGATCTTGGTTCGATTAAACATATTTTCAAAGAAATCTTTAAATTGGGCTTGGAGCTGCAAAAAGATGATCAGAAGAAAACGCTTCTTGTATCAAGAAAACAAAAGGCTGAAGACACGATCATCGACATTAAGGGTGAATTGGTAGGTAACGGGATCCCTAGCTTCGTTTTCGGACCATGTGCCGTTGAATCTTATGAACAGACAGCTGCGGTGGCGGAAGTCATTAAAGCTAAAGGCCTGAAATTGATGCGCGGCGGTGCATTTAAGCCACGTACATCTCCATATGACTTCCAAGGGCTTGGTTTGGAAGGTTTACAAATACTTAAACGTGTTGCTGATGAATACGGCTTGGCTGTCATCAGTGAAATCGTGAGTGCCAACGATATTGAAGCGGCGATCGATCATATCGATGTCATCCAAATCGGGGCGCGCAACATGCAAAACTTCGACTTGCTAAAAGCGGCAGGTGCTGTAAATAAACCAGTTCTTTTAAAGCGTGGACTGGCGGCAACGATTGAAGAGTTCATTCATGCAGCGGAATACATCATGTCGCAGGGCAATGGCAACATCATCCTTTGTGAACGCGGTATCCGCACTTACGAAAAAGCAACAAGGAATACGCTTGATATCTCTGCTGTACCGATTTTAAAACAAGAAACTCATTTACCGGTCTTGGTTGATGTAACGCATTCAACTGGACGTCGCGACCTCCTGCTTCCTACGGCTAAAGCGGCTCTTGCAATCGGTGCTGACGGAGTTATGGCTGAAGTGCATCCAGATCCTTCCGTTGCTTTATCGGATTCTGCACAGCAAATGGACTTCAAACAATTTGATGAATTCTACGATGAAATTAAACGTTTGAACTGGGTAACTGTATAA
- the ytxJ gene encoding bacillithiol system redox-active protein YtxJ encodes MVMSKIETEEQFNELLKEDTFLLFKHSVTCPVSAEAFEQYERYILENDQLKTAYLAVQEARPLSNFVAETFDVKHQSPQAILFKSGKPAWNESHWRITYDSLSKAITE; translated from the coding sequence ATGGTCATGAGCAAAATCGAAACAGAAGAACAATTCAATGAGCTTCTAAAAGAGGATACATTCCTGCTTTTCAAGCATAGTGTAACATGCCCGGTCAGTGCTGAAGCATTTGAACAATATGAGAGGTACATCTTGGAAAACGATCAACTTAAAACGGCCTATTTAGCCGTTCAGGAAGCTCGTCCACTATCTAATTTTGTGGCAGAAACGTTTGATGTCAAACATCAATCACCTCAGGCCATCCTTTTTAAAAGTGGGAAACCTGCCTGGAATGAATCTCATTGGCGGATTACATATGATTCATTGAGCAAGGCCATTACTGAATGA
- a CDS encoding YtxH domain-containing protein, producing MTQKEFAAKDYQKSYEDERDSINSKDFMIGALIGGMIGAATALFMAPKTGKELRNDFNEQARNISEKTERLRQTAMEKGTVLADTAKEKTSSVTEIVSNKSSNIVNKVKSLKTGKENGDAADDTTNSSNKDIDVTGTSDSPIVSVETNFANGNGSENNPADPASGNKNAAKLKLDEAKKAFDETENKLMK from the coding sequence ATGACTCAAAAAGAATTTGCGGCAAAGGATTATCAGAAATCTTATGAGGACGAACGCGACTCGATCAATTCTAAGGACTTTATGATTGGCGCCTTGATCGGCGGCATGATCGGAGCGGCAACAGCTTTGTTCATGGCTCCGAAAACAGGCAAGGAATTAAGGAATGACTTCAATGAACAAGCTAGAAACATTTCAGAGAAAACAGAAAGATTAAGACAAACGGCGATGGAAAAAGGGACAGTCCTTGCTGATACTGCAAAAGAAAAAACAAGTTCCGTCACGGAAATCGTTTCCAATAAATCTTCAAATATCGTCAATAAAGTGAAAAGCCTAAAAACGGGTAAAGAAAACGGGGACGCGGCTGATGATACGACGAATTCCAGCAATAAGGATATAGATGTAACCGGAACTTCCGATTCTCCTATCGTATCCGTCGAAACGAACTTTGCTAACGGCAATGGCTCGGAAAATAATCCTGCAGATCCTGCAAGCGGAAACAAGAATGCGGCAAAATTAAAACTTGATGAAGCGAAAAAGGCATTTGATGAAACAGAGAATAAACTAATGAAATAA
- a CDS encoding DUF948 domain-containing protein, translated as MEIILYVSAAVAAIAFLVLVIFLTKVLTSLQTTLDSVARTLTGLESQMQGITLETTQLLHKTNTLAEDLQQKSENLNTVVDAVKDVGTSISSFNSSIQKVSHKVQAEIDNNQERISQIVQWSNVAMEIRDKWKARSKQAAPTPTERAELEREALETDNLPKKRFLRSRS; from the coding sequence ATGGAGATTATTTTATACGTAAGTGCTGCTGTTGCAGCGATAGCTTTTTTGGTACTTGTTATTTTTCTAACAAAAGTACTGACATCACTTCAAACTACCCTGGACAGTGTGGCCCGGACGCTGACAGGACTAGAGAGCCAAATGCAGGGCATAACGCTCGAAACTACTCAGTTATTACATAAAACGAATACGTTGGCTGAAGATTTGCAGCAAAAGTCGGAAAACCTGAATACGGTGGTGGATGCCGTGAAGGATGTAGGCACATCCATCTCTAGCTTTAATTCTTCCATCCAAAAGGTTTCCCATAAAGTGCAGGCTGAGATAGATAATAATCAAGAACGAATCTCACAAATTGTACAATGGAGCAATGTAGCCATGGAGATCAGGGACAAGTGGAAGGCCAGAAGCAAACAGGCTGCCCCGACCCCGACTGAAAGGGCGGAGTTAGAAAGGGAAGCGCTTGAAACGGATAACCTGCCTAAAAAAAGGTTTTTACGTTCTAGATCTTAA
- a CDS encoding aminopeptidase: MKDPRIGTLAKNLINYSVKLQKGERILIENFGLQRELVNALVNEAYAAGGYPFVLLKDHQVDRALLMGAKEEQYKLMGEFEANVMKQMDAYIGLRAGDNINEQSDVPSEKMAIHGQTVGKVHRNIRVPKTKWVVLRYPTNSMAQLAKMSTEAFEDFYFEVCNLDYGKMSAAMDNLVELMDKTDKVRLTGPGTDLTFSIKGIKAIKCAGELNIPDGEVYTAPVKDSINGVISYNTPSPYQGFTFENVKLTFKDGKIVEAVANDTERINKIFDTDEGARYVGEFAIGVNPYILHPMQDILFDEKIDGSFHFTPGQCYDDAFNGNHSDIHWDLVNIQRPEYGGGEIHFDDVLIRKDGRFVLPELENLNPENLK, translated from the coding sequence ATGAAAGATCCCAGAATTGGTACATTGGCCAAAAACTTAATCAATTATTCCGTGAAGCTTCAAAAAGGTGAAAGAATCTTGATCGAAAACTTCGGATTGCAGCGTGAACTTGTTAACGCACTTGTGAATGAAGCCTATGCAGCAGGTGGTTACCCATTCGTCCTTTTAAAGGATCACCAAGTGGATCGTGCCTTGCTGATGGGTGCCAAAGAAGAACAGTACAAGTTGATGGGCGAGTTTGAAGCAAACGTAATGAAACAGATGGATGCTTATATCGGGCTTCGTGCCGGGGATAATATCAATGAACAATCCGATGTCCCTTCAGAGAAGATGGCGATCCATGGACAGACAGTCGGTAAAGTACATAGAAATATCCGCGTGCCAAAAACAAAATGGGTCGTACTTCGCTACCCGACAAATTCAATGGCCCAATTAGCTAAAATGAGCACAGAAGCATTCGAAGACTTTTATTTCGAAGTCTGCAACCTCGACTATGGCAAAATGAGCGCCGCAATGGACAATCTTGTTGAATTGATGGATAAAACGGATAAGGTCCGCTTAACTGGGCCCGGTACGGACCTAACCTTCTCCATCAAAGGCATTAAAGCCATCAAATGTGCGGGTGAGCTGAACATTCCTGACGGTGAAGTATATACGGCTCCGGTTAAAGATTCCATCAATGGAGTGATTTCGTATAATACTCCGTCCCCTTATCAGGGTTTTACTTTTGAAAACGTGAAGTTGACATTCAAGGATGGAAAAATCGTTGAAGCGGTTGCGAATGATACGGAACGCATCAACAAAATTTTTGATACTGATGAAGGCGCACGATATGTCGGTGAATTTGCAATTGGTGTAAATCCTTATATTCTACATCCGATGCAAGATATCCTCTTTGATGAAAAAATTGATGGAAGTTTTCATTTCACTCCCGGACAATGCTATGATGATGCCTTTAACGGAAACCATTCAGACATTCACTGGGACCTGGTCAATATCCAGCGGCCTGAATATGGCGGCGGGGAAATCCATTTTGATGACGTCTTGATACGTAAGGACGGACGCTTCGTGTTACCGGAACTGGAAAATTTAAATCCAGAAAATTTAAAATAA
- the murC gene encoding UDP-N-acetylmuramate--L-alanine ligase, with translation MTAYHFVGIKGSGMSALAQILHDMNIEVQGSDYEKEFFTQLALEKAGIKILPFNEENIQPGMTIIAGNAFPDSHPEIVKAKELDLPIIRYHRFLGDFMKNFISVAVTGAHGKTSTTGLLAHVMGGAKPTSFLIGDGTGKGIANSDYFVFEACEYRRHFLSYYPDYAIMTNIDFDHPDYYANVEDVFEAFQTMALQVNKGIIACGDDEHLPHIQAKVPVIFYGFAEGNDFQAKNVSVTPDGTTFDVHVRNNYYDTFTIPTFGKHNVLNALGVIALCKYENLDTEAVKAQLRTFGGVKRRFSEKEIGSQIIIDDYAHHPTEISATVDSARQKYPEREVVAVFQPHTFSRTQAFLDEFADSLNLADKVYLCEIFGSAREHQGKLSIEDLQDKIPGAELITENTTSKLQHHENSVVLFMGAGDIQKFQAAYEHSLQVK, from the coding sequence ATGACTGCTTACCATTTTGTGGGAATTAAAGGATCGGGTATGAGTGCTCTTGCACAAATACTGCATGATATGAATATTGAAGTGCAGGGTTCCGATTACGAAAAAGAATTTTTTACACAATTGGCATTAGAAAAAGCCGGGATTAAAATCCTTCCTTTCAACGAGGAAAATATTCAACCTGGAATGACCATCATTGCAGGAAATGCGTTTCCGGATAGTCATCCGGAAATCGTGAAGGCAAAAGAACTTGATTTGCCGATCATCCGTTATCACCGCTTCCTGGGTGATTTCATGAAAAACTTCATCAGCGTGGCCGTTACGGGAGCGCATGGTAAAACATCGACGACCGGCTTGCTTGCCCATGTAATGGGGGGCGCTAAGCCGACATCCTTCTTGATTGGGGATGGAACGGGTAAAGGGATCGCGAATTCTGATTACTTCGTATTCGAAGCATGTGAATATCGCCGTCATTTCCTTTCCTATTATCCGGATTATGCAATCATGACGAATATCGATTTTGATCATCCTGATTATTACGCCAATGTCGAAGACGTGTTCGAGGCTTTCCAAACGATGGCCCTTCAAGTCAACAAAGGCATCATTGCGTGCGGGGATGATGAGCATTTACCACATATTCAGGCGAAAGTACCGGTTATTTTTTACGGATTTGCAGAAGGAAATGATTTTCAAGCGAAAAATGTTTCCGTCACTCCGGATGGCACGACTTTTGATGTGCATGTAAGGAACAATTACTATGATACATTCACTATTCCTACTTTTGGAAAGCATAATGTGTTGAATGCACTTGGTGTCATTGCACTTTGTAAATATGAAAACTTGGATACGGAAGCTGTGAAAGCCCAATTGCGGACTTTTGGCGGAGTTAAACGCCGGTTCTCCGAAAAGGAAATCGGAAGTCAGATCATCATTGATGATTATGCACACCATCCGACCGAGATCTCTGCGACTGTCGACTCGGCGCGTCAGAAATATCCAGAGCGTGAAGTTGTTGCGGTATTCCAGCCACATACTTTCTCGAGAACGCAGGCATTCCTGGATGAATTCGCCGACAGCTTGAATTTGGCCGACAAAGTATACTTATGTGAAATTTTTGGATCTGCCCGTGAACATCAAGGGAAGTTATCGATCGAAGACCTTCAAGATAAGATTCCTGGTGCAGAGCTGATTACGGAGAATACAACATCAAAATTGCAACATCATGAAAACAGTGTCGTGTTATTCATGGGTGCAGGGGACATTCAAAAGTTCCAGGCAGCCTATGAGCATTCACTGCAGGTAAAATAA
- a CDS encoding DNA translocase FtsK: MKWLNKMKKWFQAEEIIEIEEIIIDEPLDEETLRKMDFSKLSKSKEEEIKIYNQKVEKMSQTPDPDTKILFQYPKGQFKFPLIPDREQNKRKPRERNREDNEPKQGKNVTEETTRRPVRDTESKRRNFDREETSKIVPSNTPFRPTEIPSPIYGFRRPGKKIVPSEEIVEYELESKNTPFRPTETPSPIYGFRRPEKKIVPSEEIVEYELESKMPSFKKEGPDIEIPVSIPEVSKEVSHEEMTVEPSVLIPEQAEEKREDSEIPAFFRRNSIESLPEEAVSRPGTIEPAAEKEAIEQDQVDFGREVAVSIMEQAVDTPPEAISVPAQSNQPSVSQGTLPESDPSEAIPEVQPKRPKKHIPFNVMMLKQDREKNVFMNKMMPEKKTLNSERAVVSPDKRTMNDAAAETEAGQAKPSAIPEREQEEGRVMPKEGTPVITSTFLDTKAGSQTAAVPENTVESNIGSSPVIKPLMEQESPISGNGYQEAVVYTEAAAESGQGDTPAVFGSVEAEDNPYYVFPNIELLTPPTYAVHDDEWLEEQTVLLDETLKNFNVRAKVVNVTQGPAVTRFEVHPEPGVKVNKVTNLMDDIKLSLAAQDMRMEAPIPGKHTIGIEIPNRKSKPVFLREVLESTEFQEHESPLAVALGLDISGQPIITDLRKMPHGLIAGQTGSGKSVCINTMLVSLLYKATPQELKLLLIDPKMVELAPYNRIPHLVSPVITDVKAATAALKWAVEEMERRYELFVHAGVRDITRFNDQAEKAGQYSSKLPYILVIIDELADLMMMSPADVEEAICRIAQKARACGIHLIVATQRPSVDVITGLIKANIPTRIAFSVSSQVDSRTIIDSGGAEKLLGRGDMLFAENGSSKTVRLQGTFVSDEEIDQVVNHVKLEQQPKYLFEQEDLLNRAEVTEEADELFFEACEFVVSQKAASASSVQRRFRVGYNRAARLIEMMEQRGVVSESRGSKPRDVLITEEELEFLHDN; the protein is encoded by the coding sequence TTGAAATGGCTAAATAAGATGAAAAAATGGTTCCAAGCAGAGGAAATTATTGAAATCGAAGAAATTATTATAGATGAGCCGCTTGATGAAGAGACATTAAGGAAAATGGATTTTTCGAAGCTTTCGAAGTCAAAGGAAGAAGAAATAAAGATTTACAATCAAAAAGTGGAAAAAATGTCCCAGACCCCGGACCCGGACACGAAAATCCTGTTTCAATATCCAAAAGGACAGTTCAAGTTTCCGCTCATTCCAGACCGGGAGCAGAATAAAAGAAAGCCTAGGGAAAGAAACAGGGAAGACAACGAACCCAAACAGGGGAAGAATGTGACCGAAGAAACAACGAGAAGGCCTGTAAGGGATACGGAATCAAAACGGAGAAACTTCGACCGGGAGGAAACCTCAAAAATAGTCCCGTCAAATACTCCATTCCGCCCAACGGAAATCCCTTCACCCATTTATGGGTTCCGTCGTCCGGGAAAAAAAATAGTCCCTTCTGAAGAAATTGTCGAATATGAATTAGAAAGTAAAAATACTCCATTCCGCCCAACGGAAACCCCTTCACCCATTTATGGGTTCCGTCGTCCGGAAAAAAAAATAGTCCCTTCTGAAGAAATTGTCGAATATGAATTAGAAAGCAAAATGCCCAGCTTTAAAAAAGAAGGACCCGATATCGAGATTCCGGTATCGATCCCTGAAGTCTCAAAAGAAGTGTCACATGAGGAAATGACGGTAGAACCATCCGTTCTTATACCGGAACAAGCGGAAGAAAAAAGGGAAGATTCGGAGATACCCGCTTTCTTTCGCAGGAATTCCATTGAGTCACTGCCAGAAGAAGCGGTAAGCCGGCCTGGCACCATTGAGCCTGCGGCAGAAAAAGAGGCCATTGAACAGGACCAGGTCGATTTTGGACGCGAAGTCGCTGTATCCATCATGGAACAGGCGGTCGACACACCGCCTGAAGCCATATCGGTTCCTGCACAATCAAATCAACCATCCGTTAGTCAAGGGACACTGCCTGAAAGTGATCCATCTGAGGCAATACCTGAAGTGCAGCCTAAACGTCCGAAAAAACATATCCCATTCAATGTGATGATGCTTAAGCAAGATCGGGAAAAAAACGTATTCATGAATAAAATGATGCCGGAAAAAAAAACCCTTAATTCGGAAAGGGCAGTAGTTTCCCCTGATAAGCGAACAATGAATGATGCTGCTGCTGAAACGGAGGCAGGACAAGCGAAACCATCCGCCATTCCTGAACGGGAACAGGAGGAAGGCAGAGTTATGCCGAAAGAGGGGACTCCGGTCATTACATCAACCTTTTTGGACACGAAGGCTGGTTCGCAAACCGCCGCCGTGCCTGAAAATACAGTTGAATCCAATATTGGTTCCAGCCCGGTCATTAAGCCGCTCATGGAACAGGAATCCCCCATCTCCGGAAATGGGTATCAAGAAGCGGTTGTTTATACAGAGGCGGCAGCAGAAAGTGGCCAGGGCGATACCCCGGCCGTTTTTGGCTCAGTCGAAGCGGAGGATAATCCATATTATGTGTTTCCGAATATCGAATTGCTGACGCCTCCCACTTATGCCGTGCATGACGATGAGTGGCTCGAGGAACAGACTGTATTACTTGATGAGACTTTGAAAAATTTCAATGTCCGTGCAAAGGTCGTCAATGTCACGCAAGGGCCGGCAGTAACTCGTTTCGAGGTGCATCCGGAGCCCGGAGTGAAGGTGAATAAAGTGACGAACCTGATGGATGACATCAAATTAAGCCTTGCCGCTCAGGATATGCGGATGGAAGCGCCCATTCCGGGTAAACATACAATTGGCATCGAGATTCCAAACAGGAAAAGCAAACCGGTATTTTTGCGTGAGGTTTTGGAAAGCACTGAGTTTCAAGAGCATGAATCACCGCTTGCTGTCGCTTTGGGACTCGATATATCCGGTCAGCCGATCATCACGGATTTGAGAAAGATGCCGCATGGATTGATAGCCGGGCAAACGGGATCGGGGAAAAGTGTCTGCATCAACACGATGCTGGTCAGCTTGCTGTATAAAGCGACGCCGCAGGAGTTGAAATTGCTGTTGATCGATCCGAAAATGGTCGAGCTCGCCCCATATAACCGGATCCCGCATTTGGTCAGTCCGGTCATAACCGATGTAAAAGCCGCTACGGCTGCGTTGAAATGGGCTGTAGAGGAGATGGAACGGCGTTATGAATTGTTTGTACATGCCGGTGTGCGTGATATCACCCGCTTTAATGACCAGGCGGAAAAAGCCGGTCAATATTCAAGCAAGCTGCCTTATATCCTGGTGATCATCGATGAGCTTGCGGATCTGATGATGATGTCCCCGGCTGATGTAGAGGAAGCGATTTGCCGGATTGCGCAAAAGGCCCGTGCCTGCGGCATCCATTTGATTGTAGCCACTCAAAGGCCATCAGTCGATGTCATAACGGGATTGATCAAGGCAAATATCCCGACAAGGATCGCTTTTTCGGTTTCTTCACAAGTCGACTCCCGTACAATCATCGATAGCGGCGGTGCAGAAAAGTTACTGGGAAGAGGAGATATGTTATTCGCTGAAAACGGCTCATCGAAAACGGTGCGCCTGCAAGGGACTTTTGTGAGTGATGAAGAAATCGATCAAGTCGTCAACCATGTTAAACTGGAGCAGCAGCCGAAATACCTGTTTGAACAGGAAGACTTGCTGAACAGGGCCGAGGTCACGGAAGAAGCGGATGAACTGTTTTTCGAGGCCTGTGAATTTGTCGTGAGCCAGAAGGCTGCATCTGCATCGAGTGTCCAAAGGCGTTTCCGTGTCGGTTATAACCGTGCGGCGCGTCTAATAGAAATGATGGAGCAACGGGGAGTCGTTTCCGAATCCAGGGGCTCAAAGCCAAGGGATGTATTGATTACGGAAGAAGAACTGGAATTTTTACATGATAATTAA
- a CDS encoding amidohydrolase, translating into MKSKLMNMLEARKGEMVQIRRHLHENPELSFKEEKTAKYIIDFYKGKDVSIQTNVGNGLGIIVTIEGGKPGKTIGLRADFDALPITEEAEVPFRSKNEGVMHACGHDGHTAYLLVLADCIIELKDSLSGTIKIIHQHAEETPPGGAKSIMESGFLDELDAVFGIHLFPSHPAGVVGYRGGFSMAGRTYFKLAIKGVGGHGSSPHMANDTIVSGAHFVTAVQTVISRRLNPFDMGVVTIGSFDGKGSFNVIKDRIVIEGDVRYMTAETQQLIDKEIHRIVKGIETEFDVQCELTYVPDYPPLYNDPELTGFVKNSLESMDDNEIKKVVEFPVFSGSEDFSYYAEKIPGCFFYIGCKPKGVEKAYFNHHPKFDIDEDALLIASKSVAQVVCSFYEWN; encoded by the coding sequence GTGAAAAGCAAATTAATGAACATGCTGGAAGCCCGTAAAGGGGAAATGGTTCAAATCCGCCGTCATTTACACGAGAATCCGGAGCTATCCTTCAAAGAAGAGAAAACGGCAAAATATATCATTGATTTTTATAAGGGGAAAGATGTATCGATCCAAACGAATGTAGGAAATGGATTGGGGATCATCGTGACGATCGAAGGCGGAAAACCAGGGAAAACGATAGGTCTCCGTGCCGATTTCGATGCACTGCCGATTACGGAAGAGGCGGAGGTTCCGTTCCGTTCAAAAAATGAAGGTGTCATGCATGCCTGCGGACACGATGGGCATACCGCTTATTTATTGGTACTGGCGGACTGCATCATTGAGCTGAAAGATTCCCTCTCAGGTACGATCAAAATAATTCATCAACATGCAGAAGAAACACCCCCAGGTGGAGCCAAAAGCATCATGGAATCAGGGTTTTTGGATGAACTGGATGCTGTTTTTGGAATCCATTTATTTCCGTCTCATCCAGCAGGGGTTGTCGGGTATCGCGGCGGCTTTTCGATGGCAGGCCGGACCTATTTCAAATTGGCCATAAAGGGTGTAGGCGGCCATGGTTCCTCCCCGCATATGGCTAATGATACCATCGTGTCAGGCGCCCATTTCGTGACAGCCGTGCAAACCGTAATCAGCCGTCGCTTGAACCCTTTTGATATGGGTGTAGTCACAATCGGTTCCTTCGATGGAAAAGGGAGCTTTAATGTCATTAAAGACCGTATAGTAATTGAAGGGGATGTCCGTTATATGACGGCAGAGACCCAACAGCTGATCGATAAGGAAATCCACCGGATCGTTAAAGGGATAGAAACGGAATTTGATGTTCAGTGCGAACTTACATATGTCCCTGATTATCCTCCGTTATATAATGACCCTGAACTGACTGGATTCGTGAAAAATAGCCTGGAAAGCATGGATGACAATGAGATTAAGAAGGTCGTGGAATTTCCGGTTTTCTCTGGTTCGGAGGATTTTTCGTATTATGCAGAAAAGATTCCTGGCTGCTTCTTTTACATTGGCTGTAAACCGAAAGGGGTGGAGAAGGCATATTTCAATCACCATCCTAAATTCGACATTGATGAAGATGCCCTTTTGATCGCTTCCAAATCAGTGGCGCAGGTCGTATGCAGTTTTTATGAATGGAACTAG
- a CDS encoding DUF1444 domain-containing protein, with protein sequence MKMDSTKLKNILKERLKDENRAFKFDSKQDTLRVENVKTGKGITIELPPVLANYENVQEKAIDEIIYYVEEALNVMGGEHSMEGKEKFIFPVIRSTSFPMESEEGNPFLFDEHTAETRIFYALDLGKTYRLIDEKMIQRENWQGDRIREIALFNARSLSTEMKSDIVAGNAFYFLNTNDGYDASRILNESWLREMKDKIEGTMAVAIPHQDVIIIADVKNDTGYDILAQMAMSFFASGHVPITALSFLYEENELEPIFIMGKNKKREQ encoded by the coding sequence ATGAAAATGGACAGCACGAAGCTGAAAAATATCCTGAAGGAACGTTTAAAAGATGAAAATCGCGCATTCAAATTCGATAGCAAGCAAGATACGTTACGGGTGGAAAATGTGAAGACCGGGAAGGGGATCACCATCGAATTGCCTCCTGTACTTGCTAACTATGAAAACGTACAGGAAAAGGCCATCGATGAAATTATCTATTACGTGGAAGAGGCCCTGAATGTGATGGGGGGAGAACACAGCATGGAAGGCAAGGAGAAATTCATTTTCCCAGTCATCCGCTCGACCTCCTTTCCAATGGAATCGGAAGAAGGAAATCCATTTTTGTTCGATGAGCATACGGCTGAAACCCGGATTTTTTATGCCCTTGATCTAGGGAAAACCTACCGTCTTATAGATGAAAAGATGATTCAAAGGGAAAATTGGCAGGGTGACAGGATCCGTGAAATTGCCCTTTTTAATGCCCGTTCCCTCTCCACTGAAATGAAGTCGGATATCGTTGCAGGTAATGCATTTTATTTTTTGAACACGAATGATGGATATGATGCCAGCAGGATCCTGAATGAATCATGGCTTCGGGAAATGAAGGACAAGATCGAGGGAACCATGGCTGTGGCCATTCCCCATCAGGACGTCATCATCATTGCTGATGTGAAGAATGATACGGGCTATGATATTCTTGCGCAAATGGCGATGAGCTTCTTTGCCAGCGGTCATGTTCCGATAACGGCTCTATCATTTCTTTATGAAGAAAATGAGTTGGAGCCCATCTTCATTATGGGTAAAAACAAAAAGCGTGAACAATGA
- a CDS encoding thioredoxin family protein, producing MENLQTVEQYDALKNEGKHIFLFSAAWCGDCRVIEPIMPEIETKFPDFTFIHVDRDEFIDVCAANDVFGIPSFIAYDNGKELGRFVSKDRKTQEQIEEFIQSL from the coding sequence ATGGAAAATTTACAAACCGTCGAGCAATATGATGCATTAAAAAATGAAGGCAAACATATTTTTCTTTTTTCAGCGGCATGGTGTGGGGATTGCCGTGTAATCGAACCGATAATGCCGGAGATTGAAACGAAATTTCCTGACTTTACATTCATTCATGTGGACCGTGATGAATTCATCGATGTGTGTGCGGCTAATGATGTATTCGGTATACCAAGTTTCATCGCGTATGATAATGGTAAAGAGCTAGGCAGATTCGTGAGCAAGGATCGCAAAACGCAAGAACAAATTGAGGAATTCATACAATCACTATAA